In Carya illinoinensis cultivar Pawnee chromosome 6, C.illinoinensisPawnee_v1, whole genome shotgun sequence, a single genomic region encodes these proteins:
- the LOC122314222 gene encoding uncharacterized protein LOC122314222 — MERERRNGNHNYYNCTVHGNGGNRDRDESPPLSSPSSVLSSGGAVGYIEHTVSKLDTLAGIAIKYGVEVADIKKQNGLVTDFQMFALKSLQIPLPGRHPPSPCLSNGSITSGQSSSDHIPPWRRHGDFFESFQSLGVKSPQQKVSPAMSSLQGYYGLKPRDQKTMPECLEMATYKKGDSQYLEDGPPSTSLPSNPSLSHHPKSKSLVSALLDENGELAAVLPVSEARDGDSDKCYEKLLRRRQKSEADFTRHTPEMLLENNSSTGGFLAKTGKGLALRPKAASRTTTSDSEAGGLNPIPIGLGDSVVSDDFSVVKKSSSTSSLQDQDSSSSTSIWTTTRWTLKPDLQALSTAAIAKPIFDGFPKPTPGRRNKAALD, encoded by the exons ATGGAAAGGGAGAGGCGTAATGGCAATCATAATTATTACAATTGTACGGTGCACGGTAATGGAGGCAATAGAGATAGAGATGAGTCTCCGCCGTTATCTTCGCCTTCTTCTGTGCTTTCTTCCGGCGGTGCTGTTGGTTACATCGAACACACCGTTTCAAAGCTGGACACTCTCGCCGGGATTGCCATCAAGTACGGTGTCGAG GTTGCTGACATAAAAAAGCAGAATGGATTGGTTACAGATTTTCAAATGTTTGCTCTCAAGTCTCTCCAGATTCCATTACCTGGAAGGCATCCTCCATCTCCCTGTTTATCAAATGGTTCCATCACTTCAGG ACAGAGTAGTTCTGACCACATCCCACCTTGGCGTAGACATGGTGATTTCTTTGAATCATTTCAATCCCTTGGAGTTAAATCTCCCCAGCAGAAGGTTTCTCCAGCCATGAGCTCTTTACAGGGTTACTACGGACTCAAACCGAGAGATCAGAAAACTATGCCTGAATGTCTTGAAATGGCTACCTACAAAAAGGGAGATTCTCAATATTTAGAAGATGGGCCCCCCAGCACCTCTCTGCCTTCCAATCCATCTTTGAGCCATCACCCGAAATCTAAAAGTTTAGTTAGTGCTTTATTGGATGAGAATGGTGAGCTAGCTGCTGTCCTGCCTGTTTCAGAAGCTCGGGATGGTGACTCTGATAAATGTTATGAGAAACTGCTCAGAAGGCGTCAGAAATCTGAAGCTGATTTCACTCGTCACACGCCAGAAATGTTGTTGGAGAATAACAGTAGTACTGGTGGGTTTCTGGCAAAAACAGGAAAGGGCTTAGCCTTGAGGCCCAAAGCAGCAAGCCGAACTACAACAAGTGATTCTGAAGCAGGTGGTTTGAACCCAATACCAATTGGTCTGGGCGATTCTGTTGTGTCTGATGACTTTTCTGTTGTGAAGAAGTCATCAAGCACATCAAGTTTGCAGGATCAGGACTCCAGTAGTTCTACATCCATATGGACTACTACAAGGTGGACTCTGAAACCGGATTTGCAGGCCCTTTCAACTGCTGCCATTGCAAAACCAATTTTTGATGGCTTTCCAAAGCCTACACCGGGTCGAAGAAACAAAGCTGCACTTGACTAG